Proteins found in one Paraburkholderia caballeronis genomic segment:
- a CDS encoding MerR family transcriptional regulator: MTQYTITELAREFDVTPRAIRFYEDQGLLAPSREGAGGLKRVFSGRDRTRLKLTLRGKRLGFTLSEIRDLLDLYESPTDTLPQLHAFLATVVRHREVLERQREDLDATLEDLAQYEAQVRAMLDGGAQPPK; the protein is encoded by the coding sequence ATGACCCAATACACGATTACAGAACTCGCGCGTGAATTCGACGTGACGCCGCGCGCGATCCGCTTCTATGAAGACCAGGGCCTGCTCGCGCCGAGCCGCGAGGGCGCGGGCGGCCTGAAGCGCGTGTTCTCGGGCCGCGACCGCACGCGGCTGAAGCTGACGCTGCGCGGCAAGCGGCTCGGTTTCACGCTGTCGGAGATTCGCGATCTGCTCGACCTGTACGAGTCGCCGACCGATACGCTGCCGCAACTGCATGCGTTTCTCGCGACCGTGGTCCGGCATCGCGAGGTGCTGGAGCGGCAGCGCGAGGATCTCGACGCGACGCTGGAAGACCTCGCGCAGTACGAGGCGCAGGTGCGCGCGATGCTCGATGGAGGCGCGCAGCCGCCGAAGTAG